One region of Brassica napus cultivar Da-Ae chromosome A10, Da-Ae, whole genome shotgun sequence genomic DNA includes:
- the LOC106370998 gene encoding NADH dehydrogenase [ubiquinone] 1 alpha subcomplex subunit 13-B, whose protein sequence is MTEAMIRKKPGMASVKDMPLLQDGPPPGGFAPVRYARRISNTGPSAMAIFLTVSGAFAWGMYQVGQGNKIRRALKEEKYAARRAILPILQAEEDERFVSEWKKYLDYEADVMKDVPGWKVGENVYNSGRWMPPATGELRPDVW, encoded by the exons ATGACGGAGGCGATGATAAGGAAGAAGCCAGGGATGGCGAGTGTGAAGGATATGCCGCTGCTTCAGGATGGTCCGCCGCCGGGTGGGTTCGCGCCGGTACGATATGCTCGTCGGATATCCAACACGGGTCCTAGCGCCATGGCGATTTTCCTCACCGTTTCTGGGGCCTTTGCTTGGGGAATGTACCAGGTCGGGCAAGGAAACAAAATCCGAAG GGCATTGAAGGAAGAGAAATATGCTGCTCGTAGAGCTATACTTCCCATTCTTCaagctgaagaagatgaaag GTTTGTGTCGGAGTGGAAAAAGTATCTGGACTACGAGGCTGATGTAATGAAGGATGTTCCGGGATGGAAAGTTGGTGAGAACGTTTACAATTCTGGTCGTTGGATGCCACCGGCTACTGGGGAACTCCGTCCTGATGTCTGGTGA
- the LOC106370996 gene encoding probable ribonuclease P/MRP protein subunit POP5: protein MVGFKNRFMLMEVYLDPDKDLLGEGTPVILTKLNLSEAIKDSILVNFGECGLASCLGSFHVAYVNPVTKLCIVRSSRDEHRRVWSAMTLVRSVGNCPVVFNLLDNSGCVRACRDAALKCETEKFNQSGKGLSEEEVREMNRCLDKLKLL from the coding sequence ATGGTGGGGTTTAAGAACAGGTTCATGTTGATGGAGGTTTATCTCGACCCTGACAAGGATCTCTTAGGAGAAGGGACTCCTGTTATTCTCACGAAGCTCAACCTCTCCGAAGCGATCAAAGACAGCATCCTCGTCAATTTCGGCGAGTGCGGTCTCGCCTCTTGTCTCGGATCCTTCCACGTCGCGTATGTGAACCCGGTCACGAAGCTATGCATTGTAAGATCGTCGAGAGATGAACACAGACGAGTTTGGTCGGCGATGACGCTGGTCAGAAGCGTCGGGAACTGCCCCGTGGTGTTTAACTTGCTCGATAACAGCGGTTGTGTTAGAGCGTGTCGAGACGCGGCCTTGAAGTGCGAGACGGAGAAGTTTAATCAGTCTGGTAAAGGATTGTCTGAAGAGGAGGTTCGAGAGATGAATAGGTGTTTAGATAAGCTCAAACTATTGTAA
- the LOC106400942 gene encoding octanoyltransferase LIP2, mitochondrial: MRTPRTLEVWRLGTVNYLKSLKLQDKLVSERKANRIPDTLLSLQHPPTYTLGKRRTDHNLLIPEAELKSIGAELHYTQRGGDITFHGPHQAVLYPILSLRSIGFGARSYVEALERSMIEFSSIYGVKARAGNKCETGVWVGDRKIGAIGVRISSGITCHGLAFNIDPDMKYFEHIVPCGIADKEVTSLRRETDAQLPSEELIHEQLVSSLAKVFSYDDVVVKEDPSAILDNLEDND, encoded by the coding sequence ATGAGAACCCCAAGAACCCTGGAGGTTTGGAGGCTAGGCACTGTCAACTATTTGAAGTCCCTCAAACTTCAAGACAAGTTAGTTTCCGAGAGAAAAGCTAATCGAATCCCCGACACTCTGCTCTCGCTTCAGCATCCACCAACTTACACCCTCGGAAAACGTAGAACCGATCACAACCTCCTCATCCCTGAAGCTGAACTCAAGAGCATTGGAGCTGAGCTTCATTATACTCAGAGAGGAGGAGATATCACTTTCCATGGCCCTCACCAAGCCGTCTTATACCCTATCCTTTCCTTACGCAGCATAGGCTTTGGTGCTAGGAGCTATGTAGAGGCATTGGAGCGGTCGATGATCGAATTTTCTTCGATATATGGGGTGAAAGCTCGTGCAGGAAACAAATGTGAGACTGGGGTTTGGGTTGGGGATAGAAAGATTGGTGCTATTGGTGTTCGTATATCCTCTGGAATCACTTGCCATGGTCTGGCCTTCAACATAGATCCTGATATGAAGTACTTTGAGCACATTGTTCCCTGTGGAATTGCTGATAAAGAAGTTACATCTCTGAGAAGAGAGACGGATGCTCAGCTTCCTTCCGAAGAATTGATTCATGAGCAGTTGGTTTCCTCTTTGGCCAAAGTGTTTTCGTATGATGATGTTGTGGTGAAGGAAGATCCTTCAGCCATTTTGGACAACCTGGAGGATAACGACTAA
- the LOC111205785 gene encoding uncharacterized protein LOC111205785, giving the protein MFSALLLSLKALMITLSSSPAWEELETFLLQNLLHPHFLCWQIVMELWCFWVRHATEDVMANMIDKLCVFMMSISTSETPLCPDSVLRRTAKSICLLLTHSHKSLTARVYKNISTESRSESASDAYLALLLEGFPLNFLPDQTKNDAKRQIVADFFHFIENFSEKPSESSRYTVHGAPVYALSACLGILKTSMPEIDSKTLKFAIALVQKLRNSKDEMTRDRYTEILSETLSIISRSEQLYTCQEMDSVITELQRLLISETDKHHHHLYKSEPSLALFLSGLINYEMSETETCPKSRGVWELYHLLLRKRHWALVHHAVTAFGYFCARTSCSQLWRFVPEDDALAFDIGSGKEAKTERFMSELKMFLEKEQALLSTTPSQEELELLSKEGMEVKATVEKLLKERKKQRLVEAEKRPNKRRKLPEGICRGVELLQNGMKRINEGLSELGSDESEEFQKSLLNQFSCLEDLVSHLVSLAASD; this is encoded by the exons ATGTTTTCAGCTCTGCTTCTATCTCTCAAAGCCCTTATGATTACTCTATCTTCATCTCCTGCCTGGGAAGAGCTTGAAACATTCTTACTCCAGAATCTCTTGCATCCCCACTTCTTGTGTTGGCAGATAGTTATGGAACTCTGGTGCTTCTGGGTTCGTCATGCCACTGAGGATGTAATGGCCAATATGATCGACAAACTTTGTGTATTCATGATGTCAATATCAACATCAGAGACGCCGCTTTGTCCTGACTCCGTTCTCAGAAGAACTGCAAAGTCCATCTGCTTGCTTCTCACTCACAGCCACAAATCTTTAACAGCTCGAGTTTACAAGAACATTTCCACTGAGAGCCGATCCGAATCTGCATCGGATGCATATCTAGCCTTGCTGTTAGAGGGGTTTCCGCTGAATTTTCTTCCAGACCAAACGAAAAACGACGCAAAGAGACAGATTGTCGCAGACTTCTTTCACTTTATTGAGAATTTCAGTGAAAAACCATCAGAATCCTCCAGATACACTGTGCATGGAGCTCCAGTTTACGCACTATCTGCCTGCCTTGGGATACT aAAGACGAGCATGCCAGAGATTGACTCCAAAACTCTGAAATTTGCCATCGCTCTCGTTCAAAAGCTCAGAAACTCCAAAGATGAAATGACTAGGGATCGTTACACTGAGATTCTCAGCGAAACACTGTCAATCATCTCAAGAAGCGAGCAGCTATACACTTGCCAAGAGATGGACAGTGTCATAACAGAGCTTCAAAGGCTTCTCATCTCAGAAACTGAtaagcatcatcatcatctctatAAATCAGAACCAAGTCTTGCTCTGTTCTTGTCAGGACTTATCAATTACGAGATGTCTGAAACGGAAACCTGTCCAAAGAGCCGGGGGGTGTGGGAACTCTACCATTTGCTTCTCAGGAAACGCCACTGGGCTTTGGTACACCACGCGGTTACCGCGTTTGGGTATTTCTGTGCACGTACGAGCTGTAGCCAGCTATGGAGATTCGTACCTGAAGACGATGCTCTAGCTTTCGACATAGGTTCTGGAAAAGAAGCAAAAACAGAGCGGTTCATGTCGGAGCTAAAGATGTTCTTGGAGAAAGAACAAGCGCTTCTCTCGACCACTCCATCACAAGAGGAACTCGAGTTACTTTCTAAAGAAGGCATGGAGGTTAAAGCAACAGTGGAAAAGCTTCTAAAAGAACGAAAGAAGCAGAGATTAGTGGAAGCAGAGAAACGACCAAACAAGAGAAGGAAACTCCCAGAAGGGATTTGCAGAGGAGTGGAGTTACTGCAGAACGGAATGAAGAGGATCAACGAAGGTTTAAGTGAGCTGGGATCAGATGAGAGTGAAGAGTTTCAAAAGAGTTTACTGAATCAGTTTTCGTGTCTTGAAGATTTGGTGTCCCATTTGGTAAGCCTCGCTGCTTCGGACTAA
- the LOC111200683 gene encoding glutathione S-transferase T3-like, whose amino-acid sequence MILSAKHAWKELRHDQKWCDLSAERSSKRRKGEDGPQSSTAHANEDVAGETVERPPGVKAAKRSGKKPMEEGKGREEFDRVWAYKQQDLSRREKLSKIGLLDRLLARTEPLPDYEETLKKKLINELFSTMRMFLSNGSGIIRGEEALLCLCHGSNGSGDSLVMSFVL is encoded by the exons ATGATCTTGTCTGCAA AACATGCGTGGAAGGAGCTTCGCCATGACCAGAAGTGGTGTGATCTATCTGCAGAAAGATCATCAAAAAGGAGAAAAGGAGAGGACGGTCCTCAGTCCTCAACAGCTCACGCAAATGAGGATGTGGCTGGTGAAACGGTTGAGCGGCCCCCTGGTGTTAAGGCTGCCAAGCGCAGTGGTAAGAAGCCAATGGAAGAGGGGAAGGGGCGAGAGGAGTTTGACCGGGTTTGGGCGTATAAGCAGCAGGATTTGTCTAGGAGAGAAAAGCTCTCCAAGATAGGTCTACTTGACCGTCTACTTGCTAGAACAGAGCCACTCCCTGACTATGAAGAAACGCTAAAGAAGAAACTCATCAATGAGTTGTTCTCCA CAATGAGAATGTTCTT GAGCAATGGGAGTGGAATAATCAGAGGCGAAGAAGCTCTATTATGCTTGTGTCACGGGAGCAATGGGAGTGGAGATAGTCTAGTCATGTCTTTTGTACTCTAG
- the LOC106370099 gene encoding glycine-rich protein 23-like, which translates to MSRVLSVVCVLLTMSFVHARARQVPGEFDEGKTTTREDTATTVVHANAADQSPPKSPSDKKCIGKVGGIGGFAGVGGYAGVGGLGMPLIGGLGGIGKYGGIGGAAGIGGFKGLGGGLGGGVGGLGGIGGGIGKADGIGGVGGAGGGLGGLGGIGGGGIGKAGGIGGIGGGHGVVGGVGGGIIPHP; encoded by the exons ATGTCGAGAGTTTTGTCAGTCGTTTGTGTCTTGCTCACTATGTCATTCGTCCATGCACGTGCTCGTCAAGTGCCTGGAGAGTTTGACGAGGGCAAGACGACAACACGTGAAGATACAGCAACAACGGTCGTGCATGCAAATGCAGCTGATCAGTCACCACCAAAAAGCCCCAGCGACAAAAAATGCATCGGAAAAGTCGGAGGAATAGGTGGATTCGCGGGAGTTGGTGGTTACGCCGGCGTGGGAGGTCTAGGTATGCCACTCATTGGCGGTCTAGGCGGTATTGGTAAATACGGTGGCATAGGAGGTGCAGCTGGAATCGGTGGCTTTAAGGGTCTAG GCGGAGGTTTGGGAGGCGGTGTTGGAGGTCTTGGTGGAATTGGTGGGGGTATTGGTAAGGCAGATGGTATTGGCGGTGTTGGCGGAGCTGGAGGTGGTTTAGGCGGTCTAGGTGGAATCGGTGGTGGTGGCATTGGTAAGGCAGGTGGTATTGGTGGTATCGGCGGTGGGCATGGCGTGGTCGGTGGCGTTGGCGGTGGGATCATTCCACATCCTTGA
- the LOC111206278 gene encoding uncharacterized protein At4g13230 translates to MHSLMLSSKLAEVLIYSGKTARSFPLCKAFVSTSRPLQGKEEAEQCQKVKEAAEAVKEGAQAVKETTEYIQDVASTTANRVSKMTKDVTEKVTETTDSITEKAKGSVSGVLGTAKNATDIIKNKILGGD, encoded by the exons ATGCATTCGTTGATGCTTTCATCAAAATTGGCCGAAGTTCTGATCTATAGTGGAAAAACAGCAAGGAGTTTTCCACTATGCAAAGCATTCGTTTCAACGTCAAGGCCCTTACAG GGAAAAGAAGAGGCAGAGCAATGCCAAAAGGTGAAAGAAGCAGCAGAGGCGGTGAAGGAAGGAGCACAGGCGGTGAAAGAAACCACCGAGTATATCCAAGATGTCGCTTCTACTACGGCTAACCGT GTGAGTAAGATGACAAAGGATGTGACCGAGAAAGTTACTGAGACAACGGATTCTATCACTGAGAAAGCTAAAGGATCTGTATCTGGAGTTTTGGGCACAGCCAAAAACGCTACTGAtatcatcaaaaataaaattcttggTGGTGATTAG